The Methanohalophilus portucalensis DNA window TTCTCCCATAACTTTCCGTCTTCTTAACCACGGTTTTGAAAAAGGGATTTTAATGTATCAGTACGAGTTTGCCAGAAGAATGGTAGAAGTACCTGGCTCTAAGAATTATGGTCGCCTTTCAGTGGATACACAGTATTTTGCTGATGTCAGACTCCTTCGCAAAATTTCTCCCTCTGCTTTCACTCCTGCTCCAAAAGTCTGGTCCGCAGTAGTCGAAGTGGTACCCCGGCCATCGGTTTTTGAGGTGAAGGATGAACAACTATTTTTTAGGGTTGTTGAAGCTGCATTTGGCCAGAGGCGCAAGAAAATGAAAAATGCTCTTACGAAATTCAATCCGCCTCTGGCAGACCGGGAAGCCATTCTTCGTTTAATTCCTGAAGATTTCCTGGGAAAACGGGCCGAACAGCTTTTCCCTGAAGATTTTGCAACTATATCCAATATTATCTATGAAGTAAGGGATAACTAATGGCTCTCATCTCATATCGCAATGCTTATGTTAACATTGGAAAAGATGTGTACGAACCTGCGGAAGATTCTTTCCTGCTTGCAGATGTTGCGGTAGACCGTATTAGTGATGGTATGAATGTGCTGGAAATGGGTGTGGGGAGTGGCTTTGTTTCTGCAGTGGTTGCCGCTAATAAGAATGTAGAACCCGTAGGTTGTGACATAAACCCTGATGCTCTTGAATGCGCATATGAGAACGGAATTCAGGTTTTCCGCAGTAATCTTTTCGCAGGGCTCAGGAAAAAAGCATATTTTGATGTTATACTGTTCAATCCTCCCTATCTACCAACCTCCGAAGACGAAAAGTTAGAGGGTTGGCTCAATTATGCTTTTGATGGAGGAGTTGAGGGAAGGGATACTATAGCAACCTTTTTTGCTGAAGTATCTGGCTATCTCAAACCCGGTGGAAGTGTTCTGTTATTCATTTCTTCCCTTACAGGTAAAGGGGAAGTATTTGATATTATGGAGCAAGAGATGTTTACTGGCTATGTGGTAGCTGAGACCCGGTCTTTTTTTGAAAAATTGATGGTTATTGAATGTACACACAACCGCTGAAATACAGGTGTATTTTCAGTAGTTCATTATGCTTAAAAGGAAAAACCACCTTTTATTACTTCAAAGCAAAACGAAAGGTTTATCGTTGTGCAGGTTGACGGTATTGTTGCGTAAGAGAAATTAAAAAAGTTAATCTTAAATTGAATATAATAGTTTTATATTTAAAAATTGCCAGAGGGTTACAAATGAAATACAGTCTTGGTATAGATGCCGGTGGAACATATACAGATGCCGTAATCCTGCGGGATTCGGATGGGAAGATTATTGATCATGGAAAGGCCCGCACGACCTATCCTGATTTGCTGGATGGAATTCAGGAAGTACTTGACGGCCTGGATCAGTCATTTCTGGAAAAAGTATCTCTGGTATCGGTCTCTACTACTCTTGCAACCAACACTATTCTGGAAGGTACAGGTTATCCGGTAGCTCTTATCATGATAGGGGAAGAGGTTCCAAACGATTCATCAATAAAGTATTCAATATCTGTACAGGGCGGCCATTCTTCCGGAGGGAACGAAAAGTATCCCCTTGACCTGGATTCTATAAAAGAATTTGTAGGAGAAGTTCAGGATAAGGTCTCGGCATTTGCAGTTTCATCCTATTTTAGTGTAAGAAACCCGGATCATGAATTGAAGGCAAGGGAAGTTATAGATGAAATGACCGGTTTGCCTGTGATCTGTGGCCATGAACTTTCCCAGTCCCTGGGAGCATATGAAAGAGGTGTTACAGCCTATCTAAACGCCCAGCTTTTGCCCATATCGACCCGGTTTATGGAAACAGTTGCATCTGAGATAGATCGAAGAGGAATAGATGCAAAACTTATGATGCTCAAATGTGATGGTTCTATAGTGGGTATGAAAGAAGCTCTCAAACACCCGATCGAATCAATATTTACCGGTCCTGCAGCAAGCCTTGTTGGTGCTTCATATCTTGCCAAAAGCAAAGATTGCCTGGTCATTGATGTCGGTGGTACAAGTACCGATGTAGCGATGGTTATTGATAATCTCCCTGAAATAACAGATGAAGGGGCAACTGTTGGGGGTTGGCCAACCAAGGTGGAAGCCATTAGAATGGAAACCTCTGCAATGGGTGGGGACAGTCATGTGTGGGTAAAGAATCATAATGTTTTCATAGGTCCACGCCGGGTCGTTCCTCTCTGTGTGGCTGCCAGTAAATATCCGGAAATCACTACAAAACTCAAGAAAGGGCAGAGTATACTGAAAAGCCAGCTAGGGGAAAACATCCAGCCCACAAAATTCTTCATCAGAACCAAACAGGAACCCATTGAACTTACAGAGCGCGAAGAAGATCTTCTTTCCCGCATAAAGGATGAACCCCTGACAGTTAGTGACATCTACTGGGACAGTAAAGCATTGCCATCGCCTATGATCATGGCAAGCCTGATCCAGAAACGTCTGGTGCAGGCCATAGGTTTCACTCCTACGGATGCTCTTCATGTTCTTGGAGAATATGATGAGTGGGATAGTGAAGCTTCCAGAGTCGGCGCAGAAATACTTGGGTACTTCGCAGATCTGGATGCTGATGAAATTGCCGGTAAAGTTAAAGATGAAGTTGCAAAGAATATGGCACAGAACCTTCTTTCATATGTCTTTAATGATCTCGAGGATTCACAGATCAATAAAGTTGTCCGTGGCAATCATTATGGTGGATTTCATGTAGATGTTCCCGTGGTACTGCTTGGGGGTCCTGTACAGGCCTATGTAAATGATATGCAAAAATTAGTAGATGCGGAAATTATCCTGCCTGAATATGCCGAGGTGGGTAATGCGGTAGGAGCCCTTGCAGGTAAGGGAATAAAACGCATTGAAGTGCTGATTCGTCCGAATTTCGGTGAATCAAAATATAACCTGCGCCCGTCTTCAGTATCATTGTTCTATCCCGGCGGGAATGAAACTTTCAAATCCCATGAAGAAGCTGTGCAGGCTGCCCGTGAGATCGGCCATAGGTTGATAATGGAGTACATGCATGAAGCCGAACTGGACGAAGGTGAAATAACTATAGATGTTGACCGCAAGGATGTTCAGGTGCATGGGGTCGGTATTCCAATGGAAACAAGGTTTACTTTCCTGGGTGTCGGGGACATCAAAATGGAGAAGAAGGATATAAGGATATAATTTTCTTTTTTTTCTTCCCTTGATCAATTTTAAATAAAAGGTAGCTTTATTTCCATCTATGCTGGAATTTAGAAAACAAGAGCCTTACAGTCTGCGTACCCGGCCCGATATTGTAGAATCTGAATATGATTTTCGACAAAATCTGGACATTTCGGATGTAAATGGTGTATTGTTCAATGTTCTGGCTTCCCGCAATTCATCCACTCTTGCAGAATATGATGCAGTCTGGTGGAGGGAAAACAGGGTCTGTTTTCTGGAATATAAAGATTCAACTGCTGCCTATCGGCGTATGAATGCAAAAAGGGCACAACAGGTTCAGGATACATCCAGGAACCTGGCTCGTACATATGGTTTCCTGGAATTCAATTATTCACTTGTAGTTAAAGGACTGGAGGCAAAGACTACAAAGGGAAGTGTTGCAGTAATCCCTCTTGAAGATTTGTCTTCATACAGCCCGGAATTTACTTCTTCTCATGTTGAACTCGATTTTATTGACAAGTTGACGGATAAATACAGCAGGGAGCAAAATCCCGTAGAATTAGAGCGGGATACAATTATTGCTGATATTAGTAAACTTAAAGAAATGTTTGAACAGCAACTCTGATAAAAGGAGATATTTTTCATGACTGTAACAGGATATGGGCAAGCTTTGGGTGCAGGTACCATCCTCAATGCAATTTCTACCTGGAAAGGTGCAGCTTTTGGATTGGACCTCAAGACATTTGCCAGGGTTGAATTATCACAGGGCGATGGTCCTATAGAAGGCATCATTGAAGAAAATGGGGATATGGATACCACTCTGATCGAGAATGCAGTTGGTATAACTCTTGACCTGTTTAATTTGAAAATGCAGGGCACGGTACAAACAAGAAGTGAAATTCCCCATGCTAGCGGACTAAAAAGTAGTAGTGCTGCGGCTAACGCTGTTATTATTGCTACTCTGGATGCCATAAAAGAATCAATGGAACCTCTGGAGATGGTAAAATTAGGGGTCCAAGCAGCTAAAAAATCCGGAGTGACAATCACAGGGGCTTTCGATGATGCCTGTGCATCTTTCTTTGGTGGTGTGGTAGTAACTGATAACAAAGAAGATATTCTTTTCAACCGCATCAAGAAAAACAGTGAAGTACTTGTTTTTGTTCCTCCTCAAAAGGCATATAGTTCGGAGACTGACGTGGCAGGATCAAAATTAATTGGACCCTGGATAGACATGGCTTATGACCTTGTAATCCATCGGGAATTTGAGAAAGCAATGACATTAAATGGTTTTCTTTATTGTGGTGCTTTGGGTTTTGATACAAAACCAATGATGGTAGCCCTTGAAAGTGGTATTGAAGGCGTCACCCTTTCTGGTACCGGACCTGCATATGTGGCAATGGGGGATAGCTCCGATCTGGACAAACTTGCAAAGGCCTGGGAGAAGCGTATTACAGGCGGAAATGTGATAAGGACGAAGATCAATAATGAAGGAGCAATTTAAACCAGGTAATTGTTGGTTTTTATGACAATCGAAAATGTAAGACAGGAGATCGAGAATATTGATAGGGAACTGGTGGAACTCATTGCAAAAAGAGTTGAATTTGCAGATGATATCTTAAAATACAAACACCAGGCCAATCTTCCTATCAATGACGACACGCAAAATAATGTGGTAATAGATAGAGCTGTTTCTATTGCTACTGAAAGAGGTCTAGACTCCACTGTGGTAAAACAGATTTTCAATCTCCTTATACAGATGAATATAGAAAGGCAACATGAATTAAGCGGTGAAGGTAATCTTCCTTAAAAAGAGGTACAAAAATGGTAGATATTGCAATAGTAATGGGATCTGAATCGGACCGGGCAATTTCGAATCGTGTAACCAATGTATTGGACAACACAGATTACAGTTATGATGTACAGGTAATTTCCGCCCACCGAAATCCCGATGAACTGGATGAATATATAAGTACTGACGAGGCTTTCGTTTACATTGCGATAGCCGGACTTTCTGCCGCACTTCCCGGCGTGATAGCATCAAAGACTGGCAAGCCTGTTATCGGGGTGCCTGTGGGTGCCAAGCTTGGGGGACTGGATGCATTATTGTCCACAGCACAGATGCCACCGGGTGTACCGGTTGCGACTGTTGGTATTGATAATGGTGCAAATGCTGCTCATATGGCAATCCGTATCCTGAAACTCAAAGGAGAATGAATTTTCATTCTTCTTCTATACAGATATCAAAACAACAGTGTTCGTCCCCATTACCCATTGTTTTATTTACGATAACTTCGCCGTCGGTGACTCCGTTAACCATCTTTGAGAAAACTCCGGTGGTGAGGTTGCACATTATGGGATTTATTTTACTTTCTTCTCCCCATGGGCACTTGTGTGCTTTTATGATTGCACACCCATTTTTGTCACTGTCACCGTCCACAAAATAACTGGCTCCCAGTTGATTCATGGCCTCACAGCAAATTCGGGCTACATCTTGTGGATCTGTAGTTTCCCTCTCACAACCAGTGCATGAACTACGTACAATATCTTCCACCATGTCAACCATTTGACGAATGATTATTTTCTTCTGTTCGGGTGGGGCACCACTTAGTAGTGAGGGAATAATTGATGTCAAAACCTTTCGAATGCGGTTTTGCATTTTAAGATGCTCTTTTTCAGCCACCAGCTCATCATGGAGGCTTTTGATACGCAACAGTGACTTTACACGGGTTAGAAGCTCCACCCGATTTACAGGTTTTGTAAGAAAATCATCTGCACCAACTTCAATACCTTTAATACGGTCTTCTTTTTCAGATAGTGCAGTTACCATAATGATCGGGATATGACGTGTACTCTCTGACTCTTTTAAACTTTTAGCAACATCATAGCCACTCATACCCGGCATCATAATGTCCAGAAGAATAAGGTCAATGTCTTTTTCTTTCACTTTTTGGAGACATTCTTCTCCACTTTCAGCCAGAGTAAGTTCGTATAAGTGGGAAAGGTATGCTTCCATTAAATCAAGATTTTGTGGTTCGTCATCCACTATGAGTATTTTAGGTGTGATTTCGCTTTCCATATTTCCTGTGTTATGGTTGGGATACTTGATTAATAAGTCTTTTTAACAAAAAGTGCTATCAATTGTCTTTCTTGCCTTTTATGTCTATGCCTTTTGATGTAATATCAAACGGAACAGGGTCAAGAGAAATGGCTGTATTTCTCATTTTTGGTATGAAAATAAAACGTTCCATTTTCCCTGTATAGGGATTTTCCTTAACCAATAACTTGATGTTTCCAAAAGTCGAGTAATCTGCAACTTCATGGGTCATTTGGTGCGCAGCTTCATCCATCACAAAAAGTGTTGTAACATCCTTTTGTGAAAGTAAAAGATTCAATGTATCAAACTGATCACGAAATTCACGTGGTGTTAAACCAATTGCGAAAACTCCGATATTGTCCATTACTATTACTTCGGCATCATAAGGTATCAGTTCAGGCATGTTTATGAGGTCAACCTGTTTAAAACTCAACCCATCTATCATTTCAGCAGCCTTAGTTACGCTCCGACTTCTCATTTCCAGTATTTTTACAACTTCAAGTAAACCATTTTTTATATATTCCTCAAAAGGAAATCCAAACATCTTTGCCTGTTCAGTAATATCTTCTTCGGTCTCTTCTGTTGCCATTATTACAGATTTTTTTCCATCTGTACATGCCTGGTTTATTGCGTGCATTGCAAAAATAGTTTTACCTGATCCCGGGGCACCGGTGATGAGAATTCCTTTTTTCCCTGGATATCCATCACCAACTTTTTTGTCCAGACCCTGAATTCCTGTAGATAGCCTTTCCATTGGTACACCGTTGATTACTATGCAAGTCTTTATATATAGAATGTTTCTTCCCTTTAACAAATTTATTGCATGTTATGTTTATTGTAATTATGTTATGAGCCTGGAAATTAACAAATATAATTGTCACAATATGCCATGCACTTTTTCCCGAAAAGGACAGGTTGAACGGTTAAATATATTTATCAGGAATGAGTTTATTTCATGCATTATACCAATCTACTGATTATATACTTTTGATAGACTCTAGAGATTGTGAACTTTTAATATTGATTTAAACGTGAGTAAACTATGGCGGAAGAAATGGCTTCTAAAGATGAGGAATTGGAAGAATCATTTGACACCACCAGTTCCATCGAAGTGCCTAAACTATTGATCGACCAGATCATTGGTCAGGATCATGCGGTGGAGGTTGTCAAGAAAGCTGCAAGTCAGAGGAGACATGTTATGATGATCGGTACTCCTGGTACCGGTAAATCCATGCTTGCAAAGGCAATGGCTGAATTGCTTCCAAAGGAGGAACTGCAGGATATCCTTGCATATCCCAATGTTGAAGACAACAACAATCCACGTATCCGTACCGTTCCTGCCGGAAAGGGCAGGGAGATTGTTATGGCTCATAAAATGGAGGCCAGAAAGAAATCCCAATCAAGGAACATGTTGATGATGTTCCTTATTTTTGGTATTGTGATGTATTCTTTCTATGTGGGTCAACTTCTCTGGGGTATCATTGCAGCTATAATGATGCTGATTCTTAGCAGGCAATTTATGCCAAAAGAAGAAATGATGATCCCAAAGATGCTGGTTTCAAATTATGAACAGGACAATGCTCCATATATCGATGCCACCGGTACCCATGCAGGCGCCCTCCTTGGGGATGTCAGGCATGACCCATTCCAGTCAGGAGGACTGGAAACCCCGTCTCATGACAGGGTAGAGAGTGGAGATATTCACAAGTCCCACAAGGGTGTACTCTTCATTGATGAGATCAACACCCTCAGGATTGAATCCCAGCAGAGCCTGCTTACGGCAATCCAGGAGAAAGAATATCCGATTACAGGTCAGTCAGAGCGCAGTTCAGGTGCCCTTGTGAAAACAGAACCGGTTCCATGTGACTTTATAATGGTAGCTGCAGGTAATCTGGATGCTGTGGAAAAAATGCATCCTGCACTCAGGTCACGTATAAAGGGTTATGGATATGAGCTCTACATGCGTGAATCCATGGAAGACAATGCTGGTAACCGCAAGTATCTTGTTCGGTTTGTGGCACAGGAAGTTAAGCGGGACGGACATATACCCGATTTTGATCAGTCCGCAGTTGATGAAGTCATTCAGGAAGCACGCAGGCGGGCCGGAAGAAAAGGCCATCTAACTTTGAAATTGCGTGATCTTGGAGGACTTGTGAGAGTAGCAGGAGATATTGCACATGCTGAGGGTACAAAGATAACCTCTGCAAAACATGTACTTGCTGCCAAGAAAATGGCACGCTCCATAGAACAACAGCTTGCTGACAGTTATCTGGAAAGGAGAAAGGATTACCAGTTGTTTTCCAAGAAGGGTTCTGCTGTAGGTAAGGTCAATGGCCTTGCTGTGATGGGAGGAGATTCTGGAATAGTCTTGCCTATAATGGCAGAAGTAACTCCTCCGCAATCACATGCTGAAGGCAAAGTAATTGCCACCGGTATGCTCAAGGATATTGCCAAGGAAGCCGTTCTTAATGTGTCAGCTGTGATCAAAAAGGTGACAGGCGAGAATATAATGAATAGGGATATTCATATCCAGTTTGTCGGTACCTATGAAGGAGTTGAGGGAGACAGTGCTTCTGTGTCCATTGCAACGGCCGTAATTTCGGCACTTGAAGGTATACCTATTGATCAGAGTGTTGCGATGACAGGTTCCCTTTCTGTAAGGGGCGATGTATTGCCGGTGGGCGGTGTAACCTACAAGATCGAAGCCGCAGCCCAGGGTGGAATTAAAAAAGTTATTATACCCTGGACTAATAAGGATGATGTGTTGATTGAAGAAGCTTACAAGGATCAGGTTGAAATAATTCCTGTCAAAACAATATCCGAAGTTATAGAGCACAGTCTTGTGGGCACCAATAAGGAAGGAATTCGGGAAAAACTCAAGGAGCTGACAGATATGAAAGTTGATCTGGAAATTCCCGAATCCGTGCCCGGTTAAACAATACTTACAGGGAATCCAGTAAATGAGAGAATCAGAATTTCATGATGTGAGGTGGATAGAGGGTGAATCAACTTCTATCCTTCTCGACAACGGGAAAATAGAGGACATAAACACAAACTATGGAAATGGTTGTGGTGTACGTGCTCTTTGTGGCGGTTCATGGGGTTATACTTCATCTGAAGGGGTCGATGGTATTGATGCTGCAATAAATGCAGCTATAGAGTTGGCTTCTGATGTGAATAAACACAGTCCAAGAGAAAAAGTAACTCTTGCATCTTACTGTGAACCCAATGTCGACAATTTACCGTATATAAAGGAAGATCCCCGGGATGTCCCGGTTGAAGAAAAGGTTGAGTTGTTGAAAGACCTTTCCAATAATGCTTCATGCAAGGGAACTAGCAGTACATCCGCATCATACTCCGAATCCACCTTAAAGGTTCATTATACAAATTCTGAAGGTGCGGATTGCGAATATGAACTTACTAGAGTGGGATTTGCAATTTCAGCTATTGCTTCAGATGGTGCATCTTATCAGGTAGGAAGAGAAAGCAACTTTGACGTATGCGGTTATGAAATGTTCCGTGACCCTGGAATTCTGGAAAAGGCACAATCTGCCGGAAAGACAGCTGTGGATTTGCTGGGTGCCCGTCAGGCAAAAGGTGGCAAAGGTCCTGTAATTCTTGATCCTGAGCTTGCCGGAGTATTTGCCCATGAAGCAGTTGGGCATGCTTCAGAAGCCGATCTTGTGCTGGAAGGAAGTTCAATTCTGGCAGATAGAATAGGTGAAGAAATAGCTTCACCATTTGTCAATATCATAGATGACCCTACTCTTCATAAATTCGGTTACTATCCCTTTGATGCAGAAGGAATGCAATCTCATAAAACAGATATTATTAAGGATGGAGTATTGAACTCCTATCTGCATTCCAGAGAAACTGCAGGTAAACTTGGTGGTACATCAGGTAACAGTCGCAGTCAGGGATATTCTGCACCTGTTGTCAGAATGAGTAATACATATGTTGACAACGGAAATTCAAATCTTGATGAAATGCTGGAAGAACTGGGTGACGGAATATACCTTGCGGGTACCCGTGGAGGACAGGTTAATACAGGTGAAGGAATCTTCCAGTTCAATGCAGAAAAAGGTTATATTGTGGAAAATGGGGAAATCGGAGACCTTGTGCGTGATGTCTCCCTGTCTGGTAATACTCTGGAAATCCTGAAAAATGTTTTACTGGTAGGAAATGATCTTAAAATGCATTCGGGTAGATGTGGTAAAAGCGGTCAGGCAGTTCCGGTATCAGATGGCTCTCCCCATCTTCTTATTTCAGATGCCCTTGTGGGAGGTGTCCAGTAATGCAGAATTATGATATTGGCAACAAAGTCCTTGAATTTGCCAATAAATATGGAGCAGATGAGGCTGAGGTCTTCATCTCAGCAAATCAAGTGACTTCTGCAAGTGTCCGTCGCAACCTTATTGAAAGTGCCAGGAATCAACAAAGTCGGGGATTGGGGGTAAGGGTTGTTAAAGATGGTGCAGTGGGATTTGCAAGTACTAACATTTTCAATCGGCTTGAAGAAACTGTGAAAAGTGCGATTGCAATGGCCAAGGTACGCGATTCAGATGAAGATTGGAAAAACCTGCCTTCAAATGGTAAATATCCTTCCGTAAATGGCATTTTCAGTAAAAAAGTCAATGAACTTGAGCTTGAGGATTGCATCTCCCTGACAAAGGAAATGATTGATGGTGTTTGTTCTTTTAGCGACATAATAGCTCCCTCAGGCTCTTTTTCTCGTATGATTTCCAACCAGCTTATCATGAACACTAACGGTGTTGAAGTTGAGGAAAAGGGCACTGCAGTATCAGGTTTTATTGATGTGATCACAACTTCCGACCTTCCATCTACAGCATACGATTTTCGTATATCCCGGGATATGGATATTGATTTTTATGGAATCGGGAAAGAAGCCGCAAACCTGGCCAATTCCTGCAAAAATGGTGTTTCTGTGGAAAGTGGACAGAAGGATGTTGTATTTCATCCCTTTGCCTTTTCGGACATAATGGAATCTTCATTCTTATCTTCAATAGAAGCGGATAATATACAGAAAGGCAGATCCAGCCTAACGGGAAAATTGAACACCGATATTGCATCCCGAGGTCTTACAGTAACTGATGACGGTATCCTGAATGGAGGTATTGCATCTTCGGTTTCTGATGATGAGGGTACTCCTTCACAATCCACCGGCATAATCAAAGATGGTTTACTCAAGTCTTACATCTATGATTCCTATACTGCTGGTAAGGAAGGAAGATCCAGTACCGGCAATGCTGTCAGAGGTTCATATACCTCCACGCCAGGGGTTGGCACACGCAATGTTGTCTTTGATCATCCAGCATCTGATATAATTTCTGAGATAAAAGATGGAGTATTTGTTACAAATGTAATAGGTGCACATACTGCAAATCCAATATCCGGGGATTTTTCAGTGGAAGCTCGTAATGCATTTGCGATTAAGGATGGCCAGATAGAAAAACCTATCAAGTCCCTTATGGTGTCAGGCAATATTTTTGAATTGCTCAGAAACGTGAAAGGTGCCGGAGATGATGTCCGGATGGTTGGTAGTATTATTACCCCTTCAATATGGGTATCTAATATGAATGTGATAGGCTGACTGCTGATTTTAATCAGTAATCATTATATATAACCCTCTCTAACTATGTATATACAAAATCAAATACCAAAAGTTTTCAAATTTACTTGATAAATACTGTTTAGATGTAACTATAATAACAGGTGTCAATATGACAGATGAGGGGATAAGGACAAAAATTCTTGTAGTCGACGATGAGCCCGATAATGTCGAATTACTTACGGCTTATCTATTGAATGATTATGACATTATTCCTGCTTACAGTGGTAGTGAAGCACTGGACATACTGAAATCCTGTGAGGATGACCTGCCGG harbors:
- the rsmA gene encoding 16S rRNA (adenine(1518)-N(6)/adenine(1519)-N(6))-dimethyltransferase RsmA, producing MVYSILKKYGIRGGSLDQHFLVNEPILDSIAEAADLQIDDIVLEIGGGIGNLTERLVARAGRVIVIERDPRLVAVLQDRFHEISNIEIIEGDATKVELPAFNKVVANLPYSISSPITFRLLNHGFEKGILMYQYEFARRMVEVPGSKNYGRLSVDTQYFADVRLLRKISPSAFTPAPKVWSAVVEVVPRPSVFEVKDEQLFFRVVEAAFGQRRKKMKNALTKFNPPLADREAILRLIPEDFLGKRAEQLFPEDFATISNIIYEVRDN
- a CDS encoding HemK2/MTQ2 family protein methyltransferase; amino-acid sequence: MALISYRNAYVNIGKDVYEPAEDSFLLADVAVDRISDGMNVLEMGVGSGFVSAVVAANKNVEPVGCDINPDALECAYENGIQVFRSNLFAGLRKKAYFDVILFNPPYLPTSEDEKLEGWLNYAFDGGVEGRDTIATFFAEVSGYLKPGGSVLLFISSLTGKGEVFDIMEQEMFTGYVVAETRSFFEKLMVIECTHNR
- a CDS encoding hydantoinase/oxoprolinase N-terminal domain-containing protein; the protein is MKYSLGIDAGGTYTDAVILRDSDGKIIDHGKARTTYPDLLDGIQEVLDGLDQSFLEKVSLVSVSTTLATNTILEGTGYPVALIMIGEEVPNDSSIKYSISVQGGHSSGGNEKYPLDLDSIKEFVGEVQDKVSAFAVSSYFSVRNPDHELKAREVIDEMTGLPVICGHELSQSLGAYERGVTAYLNAQLLPISTRFMETVASEIDRRGIDAKLMMLKCDGSIVGMKEALKHPIESIFTGPAASLVGASYLAKSKDCLVIDVGGTSTDVAMVIDNLPEITDEGATVGGWPTKVEAIRMETSAMGGDSHVWVKNHNVFIGPRRVVPLCVAASKYPEITTKLKKGQSILKSQLGENIQPTKFFIRTKQEPIELTEREEDLLSRIKDEPLTVSDIYWDSKALPSPMIMASLIQKRLVQAIGFTPTDALHVLGEYDEWDSEASRVGAEILGYFADLDADEIAGKVKDEVAKNMAQNLLSYVFNDLEDSQINKVVRGNHYGGFHVDVPVVLLGGPVQAYVNDMQKLVDAEIILPEYAEVGNAVGALAGKGIKRIEVLIRPNFGESKYNLRPSSVSLFYPGGNETFKSHEEAVQAAREIGHRLIMEYMHEAELDEGEITIDVDRKDVQVHGVGIPMETRFTFLGVGDIKMEKKDIRI
- a CDS encoding shikimate kinase: MTVTGYGQALGAGTILNAISTWKGAAFGLDLKTFARVELSQGDGPIEGIIEENGDMDTTLIENAVGITLDLFNLKMQGTVQTRSEIPHASGLKSSSAAANAVIIATLDAIKESMEPLEMVKLGVQAAKKSGVTITGAFDDACASFFGGVVVTDNKEDILFNRIKKNSEVLVFVPPQKAYSSETDVAGSKLIGPWIDMAYDLVIHREFEKAMTLNGFLYCGALGFDTKPMMVALESGIEGVTLSGTGPAYVAMGDSSDLDKLAKAWEKRITGGNVIRTKINNEGAI
- a CDS encoding chorismate mutase, with amino-acid sequence MTIENVRQEIENIDRELVELIAKRVEFADDILKYKHQANLPINDDTQNNVVIDRAVSIATERGLDSTVVKQIFNLLIQMNIERQHELSGEGNLP
- a CDS encoding 5-(carboxyamino)imidazole ribonucleotide mutase yields the protein MVDIAIVMGSESDRAISNRVTNVLDNTDYSYDVQVISAHRNPDELDEYISTDEAFVYIAIAGLSAALPGVIASKTGKPVIGVPVGAKLGGLDALLSTAQMPPGVPVATVGIDNGANAAHMAIRILKLKGE
- a CDS encoding methanogen output domain 1-containing protein, whose protein sequence is MESEITPKILIVDDEPQNLDLMEAYLSHLYELTLAESGEECLQKVKEKDIDLILLDIMMPGMSGYDVAKSLKESESTRHIPIIMVTALSEKEDRIKGIEVGADDFLTKPVNRVELLTRVKSLLRIKSLHDELVAEKEHLKMQNRIRKVLTSIIPSLLSGAPPEQKKIIIRQMVDMVEDIVRSSCTGCERETTDPQDVARICCEAMNQLGASYFVDGDSDKNGCAIIKAHKCPWGEESKINPIMCNLTTGVFSKMVNGVTDGEVIVNKTMGNGDEHCCFDICIEEE
- a CDS encoding RAD55 family ATPase, which translates into the protein MERLSTGIQGLDKKVGDGYPGKKGILITGAPGSGKTIFAMHAINQACTDGKKSVIMATEETEEDITEQAKMFGFPFEEYIKNGLLEVVKILEMRSRSVTKAAEMIDGLSFKQVDLINMPELIPYDAEVIVMDNIGVFAIGLTPREFRDQFDTLNLLLSQKDVTTLFVMDEAAHQMTHEVADYSTFGNIKLLVKENPYTGKMERFIFIPKMRNTAISLDPVPFDITSKGIDIKGKKDN
- the lonB gene encoding ATP-dependent protease LonB is translated as MAEEMASKDEELEESFDTTSSIEVPKLLIDQIIGQDHAVEVVKKAASQRRHVMMIGTPGTGKSMLAKAMAELLPKEELQDILAYPNVEDNNNPRIRTVPAGKGREIVMAHKMEARKKSQSRNMLMMFLIFGIVMYSFYVGQLLWGIIAAIMMLILSRQFMPKEEMMIPKMLVSNYEQDNAPYIDATGTHAGALLGDVRHDPFQSGGLETPSHDRVESGDIHKSHKGVLFIDEINTLRIESQQSLLTAIQEKEYPITGQSERSSGALVKTEPVPCDFIMVAAGNLDAVEKMHPALRSRIKGYGYELYMRESMEDNAGNRKYLVRFVAQEVKRDGHIPDFDQSAVDEVIQEARRRAGRKGHLTLKLRDLGGLVRVAGDIAHAEGTKITSAKHVLAAKKMARSIEQQLADSYLERRKDYQLFSKKGSAVGKVNGLAVMGGDSGIVLPIMAEVTPPQSHAEGKVIATGMLKDIAKEAVLNVSAVIKKVTGENIMNRDIHIQFVGTYEGVEGDSASVSIATAVISALEGIPIDQSVAMTGSLSVRGDVLPVGGVTYKIEAAAQGGIKKVIIPWTNKDDVLIEEAYKDQVEIIPVKTISEVIEHSLVGTNKEGIREKLKELTDMKVDLEIPESVPG
- a CDS encoding TldD/PmbA family protein, which produces MRESEFHDVRWIEGESTSILLDNGKIEDINTNYGNGCGVRALCGGSWGYTSSEGVDGIDAAINAAIELASDVNKHSPREKVTLASYCEPNVDNLPYIKEDPRDVPVEEKVELLKDLSNNASCKGTSSTSASYSESTLKVHYTNSEGADCEYELTRVGFAISAIASDGASYQVGRESNFDVCGYEMFRDPGILEKAQSAGKTAVDLLGARQAKGGKGPVILDPELAGVFAHEAVGHASEADLVLEGSSILADRIGEEIASPFVNIIDDPTLHKFGYYPFDAEGMQSHKTDIIKDGVLNSYLHSRETAGKLGGTSGNSRSQGYSAPVVRMSNTYVDNGNSNLDEMLEELGDGIYLAGTRGGQVNTGEGIFQFNAEKGYIVENGEIGDLVRDVSLSGNTLEILKNVLLVGNDLKMHSGRCGKSGQAVPVSDGSPHLLISDALVGGVQ